One window of the Lodderomyces elongisporus chromosome 6, complete sequence genome contains the following:
- the BUD4 gene encoding Bud site selection protein bud4, whose amino-acid sequence MNQLLEKNTRRSGEKEEEEDRGTLSDHTYKESQSINSSPTKPLKFPASVPAPSTKVSSPSDPNSSSDTYTSDQDQQQQQQQQQQKQQHQQGDIPDLKTSLGLNFDFDDSMEAQNTIAKWGQFEQPGIEKTVVGKPPATATDAQNDTNFEHASPPVDEFSFKTPMTSIVDLTTKSTYINNSPSKSILRKTPSSSPKKVAFTASNPEIHHYPDGKNKNGIFDDTSDSDENTNMDNINNGFALQVPLYHQWTKPSIPSEDETFTPPPPLPPHTSKMSFTELLQRRDSLEDDYSPSKSYSNQNLQSHREQQQQHHHHHHQSLDPSPSFQSEGDGLDMHLEELAAAKKSKTNESIHSLSFALQTPNPNIENPLESLQRLSDEEEDHLRSSGSSQSSLQSLRDDNRGLSSVPGSPTKRNRGLSLNDGVRGVSDAVIESLLPRDESIDDLPPRATAQAPEYGLGLSSRRLSSIQIEEQENMDSFDRSYNTTEQSILKLLNSASASQMTLEPQQQQQEQPQEEPQEDSQEQRIKVKVEQSYDDSEQEDIEHDQYVSKQVVPSTPPSEVISKVKIERDPKSVEPKIISSFVETRVIKSESKLHISKITGLTPQEEVDQELARLGLAGGKGKHSYGEEGEEEVEEKDDDEETEITEDDNLHQEESRMSIRFHNDSDWKLEDSHDGDREDNDDTSYKFEDRSDLVVEEKESGKEEEQNHEEDHKVVHDESEHEEQEEHEEFNDASQEIFTATAVKINFVDGGGERVSEVASEAKEVHDSKEPELETNVVHETEPMHGARLEIENENSTSEKDDVLANSSNIGVPTTEDITLPPVETNNYSSFDEVTRNLESSDFEQSLSAEHDPEKGKLDNFISIWHQQEKQKKRQIHKVPTTQLIAAYQEEKELEKEKEEARRKQSKNMSTNNVRVPSHLNTKKFKEINVMSRRVVSPDFNDLHVSSFLPELSQDSGFKDLQFSSYSNNDARRKSSGSYINTHSVLSSLNDPKVVEPPQARTYSEIRHSKTMSSRPWMHQKHLQQQQSQQSQLQQQQQQQQQQQQQQQQQQQQQQQQQQQQQQQQQQQQQQQQQQQQQQRILTPQSENAQNSTLQTARKSRFRVPTFEIKRSSSILSPSNMYNDIFDDVVPQKRPTIRAEGMKTLPSMDRDDVRRILSTKKGMSQEEYTNAKLVERMPNKMPVETTLHDSFDQLQQAASIHDAETEASSLRQPSVGKRRSISAGSDVLPYIADELKKSPKTLLSKDQGTNRLLPTTPLGQTKNPSAPMSHSTHAPPVAITNTNTNTTTNANTNGNIVTDNTLPEPDFDLDNNFTKFTTPTSGISAADLNMLDKLDMESVLQPKEVDVPDKSPMMQVQPQKQTQTPTQEGQQIPFTPQLQSPVATEPSSPIKATTPSRKSSPRKSPIKIGSPVRVIRKDGSITGIESPVRYNALNDEPKKSLNSQQNLFTGEELAHAKVRGENNFVQYPVVQEPVKKQNAETKQPIVTPEENIRKSSKEVKNSERGKLFFRVVGLKNINLPDLRTQKGTFSMALDNGVHCVKTPEYDLNKPQVDIGKEFELTVSDSLQFIITMKANYTKPKGTLVEVRERKVVKSRNRFSRLFGSKDIITTTRYVPSEVHDSWANKLARDGSFARCYVDLEQFEKQITGRVFRYDLNCFNEWETVKDPNSHATTQRKPYKIAQLEVEMLFVPRSDPREILPTSIKSAYYTIDELRKEMNVEYEGFLHQEGGDCEIWKKRWFKLSGTSLIAHSEYSRKTRAKINLSKVVDVMYVDKENLAISKHRNFSDALLVEHSFKIKFANGEIIEFGAPNQKEMKRWVEILENIVYRNSFRRQAWVVLMMNNQVA is encoded by the coding sequence ATGAACCAATTATTAGAAAAGAATACGAGGCGAAgtggagaaaaagaagaagaagaggatcGAGGAACTTTGAGTGATCACACATATAAAGAATCACAGTCGATAAATAGTTCTCCCACCAAGCCATTGAAGTTCCCAGCATCAGTACCGGCACCATCAACTAAAGTATCTTCACCATCAGATCCAAATTCGAGCTCAGACACATATACCAGTGATCAAGaccagcaacagcagcaacaacaacagcaacaaaaacaacaacatcaacaggGTGATATTCcagatttgaaaacatcTTTGGGTCTCaactttgactttgacgATTCAATGGAGGCTCAGAATACAATTGCCAAATGGGGACAATTTGAACAGCctggaattgaaaaaacagTGGTGGGCAAGCCACCTGCTACTGCCACCGATGCTCAAAATGATACGAATTTCGAGCATGCATCTCCTCCTGTAGAtgaattttcttttaaaactCCCATGACCTCAATAGTTGACTTGACTACGAAATCTACATACATCAATAACTCACCAAGCAAGTCTATTCTACGCAAAACGCCCAGCTCATCACCAAAGAAAGTGGCTTTTACAGCTTCAAATCCAGAAATCCACCATTACCCTGATggaaagaataagaatgGGATATTTGATGACACAAGTGATTCGGACGAGAACACGAACATGGACAATATCAATAATGGTTTTGCTTTGCAAGTTCCACTTTATCATCAGTGGACTAAGCCACTGATACCTTCTGAAGATGAAACATTTACGCCGCCACCACCACTTCCACCCCATACTAGCAAAATGTCATTTACAGAATTATTGCAGAGGAGAGATAGTTTAGAAGATGATTATTCCCCAAGCAAATCTTACTCTAATCAAAACTTGCAAAGTCATCgtgaacaacaacaacaacatcatcatcatcatcatcagctGCTTGATCCATCACCAAGCTTTCAAAGTGAAGGAGATGGCCTCGATATGCATTTGGAAGAACTTGCCGCGGCTAAAAAGTCAAAGACAAATGAAAGTATACACCTGCTATCATTCGCTTTACAAACTCCCAACCCCAATATTGAAAACCCATTAGAGTCATTGCAAAGATTATcggatgaagaagaggacCACTTGAGGTCGTCTGGGTCGTCTCAATCTTCTTTACAGTCGTTACGTGACGACAATCGTGGCTTGAGCTCGGTTCCTGGTTCTCCAACCAAGAGAAATAGGGGATTGTCATTAAACGATGGTGTACGAGGCGTATCCGATGCTGTTATTGAATCGCTTCTTCCACGCGATGAGTCTATAGACGATTTACCTCCACGTGCAACAGCACAAGCACCGGAATATGGATTAGGATTATCTTCGAGAAGACTCTCTAGTATCCAGATAgaggaacaagaaaataTGGACTCGTTTGATAGGTCATACAACACAACTGAGCAATCGATACTCAAACTATTGAATAGTGCCAGTGCATCTCAAATGACTCTTGAGccgcagcaacaacaacaagaacaaccaCAAGAAGAACCACAAGAAGACTCGCAAGAGCAGCGCATCAAGGTTAAGGTAGAACAACTGTATGATGACAGCGAGCAAGAAGATATTGAACACGATCAATACGTTTCCAAACAAGTTGTCCCTTCGACTCCACCGCTGGAAGTAATTAGTAAAGTTAAAATCGAGCGTGATCCTAAAAGCGTCGAGCCCAAGATAATCTCCTCATTTGTTGAAACGCGCGTTATCAAATCCGAATCCAAACTTCATATTTCTAAAATCACGGGTCTTACTCCTCAGGAGGAAGTAGACCAAGAATTAGCACGTTTAGGACTTGCAGGAGGCAAGGGAAAGCATTCATATGGAGAAGAGGGAGAAGAggaagttgaagaaaaagatgatgacgaGGAAACCGAAATCACTGAGGATGACAATTTGCATCAAGAAGAGTCTAGAATGTCTATCAGATTCCACAATGATAGTGATTGGAAGCTTGAGGATAGTCATGATGGCGATAGAgaagataatgatgatacaAGCTATAAGTTTGAAGACAGGTCGGATTTGGTGgtagaagagaaagaatcCGGAAAGGAAGAGGAACAAAACCACGAAGAAGACCACAAAGTAGTGCACGATGAACTGGAACATGAGGAACAAGAGGAGCATGAAGAGTTTAATGATGCTTCTCAAGAAATCTTTACAGCCACTGCGGTCAAGATTAATTTTGTTGATGGTGGAGGCGAAAGAGTTTCTGAGGTTGCTTCAGAGGCAAAAGAGGTACATGACTCAAAAGAGCCGGAACTAGAAACCAATGTGGTACACGAGACTGAACCAATGCATGGTGCTCGATTAGAGATTGAGAATGAGAATCTGACTTCTGAAAAAGATGATGTGTTGGCAAACTCCTCCAATATCGGCGTACCAACTACAGAGGATATCACCTTACCGCCAGTTGAAACCAATAACTATTCCTCTTTTGACGAAGTGACCAGAAATCTTGAGAGTTCAGACTTTGAACAATCGTTATCGGCAGAACACGATCCTGAAAAGGGCAAGCTTGATAACTTTATCTCCATTTGGCACCAGcaagaaaaacagaaaaagagacaGATTCATAAAGTACCCACGACGCAACTCATTGCTGCATaccaagaagaaaaagaattagagaaagagaaggaagaagcCAGAAGGAAACAACTGAAGAACATGTCTACAAATAACGTTAGAGTGCCCAGTCATTTGAATACCAAGAAATTCAAAGAGATCAATGTCATGTCAAGACGAGTTGTTAGTCCCGACTTCAATGACTTGCATGTATCTTCATTCTTACCCGAATTATCGCAGGATTCTGGATTTAAAGATTTACAATTTTCCAGTTATTCAAATAATGACGCGAGAAGGAAAAGCAGTGGCTCATATATCAATACCCATTCCGTGCTTTCTAGTTTAAATGACCCAAAAGTGGTGGAACCACCCCAGGCAAGAACCTACAGTGAGATCCGCCattcaaaaacaatgaGCTCCAGGCCATGGATGCACCAGAAACacttgcaacaacaacaactgcaacaactgcaattgcaacagcaacagcagcagcaacaacaacaacaacaacaacaacaacaacaacaacaacaacaacaacaacaacaacaacaacaacaacaacaacaacaacaacaacaacaacaacaacaacaacaacaacaacaacaacgaatTTTAACTCCTCAATCAGAGAATGCGCAAAACTCGACTCTACAAACAGCCAGGAAATCCAGGTTTAGAGTTCCAACTTTCGAGATCAAGAGGTCTTCATCAATTCTCTCACCAAGTAATATGTACAATGACATATTCGATGATGTTGTACCTCAAAAACGACCTACTATTCGTGCCGAGGGAATGAAGACGTTGCCAAGTATGGATAGAGACGATGTTCGCCGTATTCTCAGCACTAAAAAGGGTATGTCTCAGGAAGAATACACCAATGCCAAGCTTGTTGAAAGAATGCCAAACAAAATGCCAGTAGAAACCACGTTGCACGACTCATTTGACCAATTACAACAAGCAGCATCTATCCATGATGCTGAAACCGAAGCATCCAGCTTGAGACAACCTTCTGTTGGTAAGAGGCGTAGTATAAGTGCTGGAAGCGATGTGTTGCCATATATTGCTGACGAGTTGAAAAAGTCGCCAAAAACGTTACTTTCAAAAGATCAAGGAACCAATCGTTTATTGCCTACTACTCCACTTGGTCAGACCAAGAATCCTTCTGCTCCTATGAGTCACTCTACTCATGCTCCACCTGTAGCAATCACgaatacaaacacaaacacaaccaCAAACGCAAACACAAATGGCAATATCGTTACCGACAATACTTTGCCAGAGCCAGATTTTGACTTGGACAATAACTTTACCAAGTTTACGACACCAACACTGGGTATAAGCGCAGCTGATTTGAATATGCTAGACAAGTTGGACATGGAGTCTGTGTTGCAGCCAAAGGAAGTCGACGTTCCAGATAAGTCACCGATGATGCAGGTACAGCCTCAAAAACAGACTCAAACACCTACACAAGAAGGACAGCAAATTCCATTCACGCCACAATTGCAGAGCCCTGTCGCTACCGAGCCTTCGTCGCCTATAAAAGCAACTACTCCTTCTCGAAAATCATCACCAAGGAAAAGCCCCATCAAAATTGGATCGCCAGTGAGAGTAATTCGAAAGGATGGATCTATTACCGGAATCGAATCTCCCGTAAGGTATAATGCATTGAATGATGAACCGAAAAAATCACTCAACTCACAGCAGAATTTGTTTACTGGAGAAGAGCTAGCTCATGCCAAGGTGAGGGGagaaaacaattttgtTCAATATCCAGTTGTTCAGGAACCAgtgaagaagcaaaatgCTGAGACTAAGCAGCCTATAGTGACCCCAGAAGAAAACATTCGCAAGAGTAGCAAAGAGGTCAAGAACAGTGAAAGAGGTAAACTCTTTTTCAGAGTTGTtggtttgaaaaatatCAACTTGCCAGATTTGAGGACCCAAAAGGGTACATTTTCCATGGCATTGGACAATGGAGTGCACTGTGTTAAAACGCCAGAGTATGACTTGAACAAACCACAGGTTGATATTGGAAAGGAGTTTGAACTCACCGTCAGTGACTCGTTGCAATTCATCATTACCATGAAAGCTAACTATACAAAACCCAAGGGTACATTGGTTGAAGTAcgtgaaagaaaagttgtCAAGTCACGCAACCGGTTCAGTAGATTATTTGGATCAAAAGATATAATCACTACAACGAGATATGTTCCTAGTGAAGTGCATGATAGTTGGGCTAATAAATTAGCAAGGGATGGATCTTTTGCTCGATGCTATGTTGACTTGGAGCAATTTGAGAAGCAAATTACCGGCCGTGTTTTTAGATACGACTTGAACTGTTTCAATGAATGGGAGACGGTTAAAGACCCTAATAGTCATGCCACAACACAACGCAAACCTTACAAGATTGCTCAATTGGAGGTTGAGATGCTTTTTGTGCCCAGAAGCGATCCTCGTGAGATACTTCCTACTAGCATCAAATCTGCATACTATACAATCGATGAGTTgagaaaggaaatgaaTGTTGAATACGAAGGCTTTTTACACCAGGAAGGTGGCGATTGTGAAATTTGGAAGAAGAGATGGTTTAAATTGCTGGGTACTTCTTTGATAGCGCACCTGGAGTACAGCCGCAAAACAAGAGCCAAGATTAATCTTAGcaaagttgttgatgtgATGTACGTGGATAAGGAGAATTTGGCAATCTCCAAACACAGAAACTTTAGTGATGCGCTCTTGGTTGAGCACagtttcaaaatcaagTTTGCCAATGGTGAGATTATTGAATTTGGTGCaccaaatcaaaaagagaTGAAGAGATGGGTCgagattttggaaaatataGTGTACAGAAATAGTTTTAGACGACAGGCATGGGTGGTTCTCATGATGAATAACCAAGTAGCCtaa
- the TIF5 gene encoding eukaryotic translation initiation factor 5, with amino-acid sequence MPGNGIKTAIPNLGEVARALNRPPSYLVKFFGYELGAQTQIDRFLVNGAHDTSELQDSLDGFINKFVLCGSCKNPETEIVLKGKDTLERDCKACGKVTIVDPKHKLYSYIVKNPPDNKKGKKSATATANVIGGGKSISDIAAGHENDGSAAVEGGEGDDDDDDLLAKKINAEAAQLAELKIKDDEWAVDMSQEAIAARARELESGLNATVSKFDEFGEWILSESGESTENLPSDVEIYKKIVELDIVEDPETLQVLAQTLFDEDILNQIEPHVGLLAKLINGSEEFEKSLLGGLERFIGITKPELIPQTPKILHGFYDRDLLSEEVIIPWGSKVSKKYVPKDISKKVRKAAKPFVQWLQEAEEEESDEDEE; translated from the exons ATGCC AGGTAACGGTATCAAGACTGCCATCCCAAACCTTGGAGAAGTTGCTCGTGCTTTGAACCGTCCTCCATCATACTTGGTCAAGTTTTTCGGTTATGAATTGGGTGCCCAAACACAAATCGATAGATTCTTGGTCAATGGTGCTCACGATACATCTGAATTACAAGACTCATTGGATGGATTCATCAACaagtttgttctttgtgGATCATGTAAGAACCCAGAGACCGAAATCGTTCTTAAAGGAAAGGACACTTTGGAAAGAGACTGTAAAGCTTGTGGTAAAGTTACCATTGTTGATCCAAAACACAAATTGTACTCATACATTGTCAAGAACCCACCAGACAACAAGAAGGGTAAGAAGTCCGCCACTGCTACTGCCAACGTGATTGGAGGTGGTAAATCGATTTCCGATATTGCTGCTGGCCATGAAAATGACGGTTCTGCTGCAGTTGAAGGTGGAgaaggtgatgatgatgatgacgatttGTTGGCCAAGAAGATTAATGCCGAAGCCGCTCAATTAGCCGAGTTGAAGATCAAGGACGATGAGTGGGCTGTTGACATGTCTCAAGAGGCTATTGCCGCAAGAGCCAGAGAATTGGAGAGCGGGTTGAATGCCACAGTTAGCAAGTTTGATGAATTTGGTGAATGGATCCTTTCAGAGTCTGGCGAGTCCACTGAGAATTTGCCTTCTGATGTTGAGATTTACAAAAAGATTGTTGAATTGGACATTGTTGAGGACCCAGAAACTTTGCAAGTTTTGGCACAAACATTGTTTGATGAGGATATTCTCAATCAAATCGAGCCACACGTTGGTTTGTTGGCCAAGTTGATCAATGGATCcgaagaatttgaaaagtcTTTGCTTGGAGGATTGGAGAGATTTATTGGTATTACAAAACCAGAGTTGATTCCACAAACTCCAAAGATTTTGCATGGATTCTACGACAGAGATTTGCTCAGCGAAGAGGTTATTATTCCATGGGGATCCAAAGTCTCTAAGAAATACGTACCGAAGGACATTTCTAAAAAGGTGAGAAAGGCAGCAAAGCCATTCGTGCAATGGTTGCAAGAAGCTGAGGAGGAAGAGAGTGACGAAGACGAGGAATAA